The segment GGCGAAGCAGCGACGGTGAGGAAGAGAGTAAGGGCTTCACAACCGCTGACAACATCGGTGTTCGATGGATATTCTAGCCCCGGAGGTTTGTCTCGGTCCCCTCTGTTTCGCAACATTCtgttttctattaattaatttggaAACTACATTCAGACTTTTTTTTacctattttatgtttatctgttataattttatcaaactttagttaacataaataatagaaatactaagatgtaaatattatattttaatttatattataaaactttaaaaaaaaaattctataattttttaaaaagtttaatagtataattttataaatataattttaaaattattattttttgatatttttgtaattataaatatttatttttaacagaaaatatatttgatagttAATTAGTCATAAATATTCTACAAATACACCCGTTTCTAATCGATATACAAAACgtacaaatctttttaaaagcGTTTAATACAACCATCCGATCCGAAGACATTTCATATCCCatgttagttttatttttcatattttattgtttaatttagCTTTTTAGCCAAAATGTTAGACATAGCTCAGTAAACCCGTCACCTAGAACCTGGATAGAGGTACATATGGGAAAGGTCATTTCTGATCAAACACAATCAAGCTAATACATATACTTTTCTCTAAACTCAAACATCTTAGTACATAACCTGGGAAGGTATACACAACATATGttacttataaatatttgtCGTTGTGCTAAAAGTATATTAttctgtaaatatatttaaattcattCTATGCATATCAATTTATAAATTGTCTTATTAAAGTAACAAGATTATGCTAAACTGTAAGATTGTggaaaatagaataaaatgatGGAATTTTGTAAAGAAATTgcaaaccattttttttttgaaaaaggcttGAAATTGCAAACCATTTGGGCATAGTATACTATATAGTTTCTTAACGTCATTTATTTGAAAGTTATGGAAAAGCCTTACAaattttaattgatattttcCTAACGGCTATTTTcccattaaaaataaaattatttcttgTTGGTAAAacgttaagaaaaaaaatgaaattcttCTCCAATGTTTTTTTTCGAAAAAGGATGCTTCGACTCCAATGTTTAACCTTAAACACGTTCCTCCAAACTCATGTCcacatttcaaatatttaaaattgttcGATCTTTACCCACCCCACATTTCAAATATTCCAAACTGTCTGATCTATACCCACCGTGCGGTGGATCAAACGGATTTGCGGATTATATGTCAGATTCCCAATTCTAATATAATCtcatttatttaatctttttaactCACATACAcatacaaattttaattaaaacctATAATAAAATAAGCATATTATTTAACTTATGTAAAAGTAactttagtaatattaaaaattaaaaataataattataggATCTAAACATTTTGTTTTGCAATATAAGGTCTACATATTTTTTGTCATAGGGTCTTTAATGGTGCCATGTATAGAATGTTAACATTTTTATGGGTGGAACACATAGCTATAAATTCACAAATATGTCCATAAATCAAATTATTGTAACATAAATTGTAATGGTTACTATTTTTAGATGAATTTTTGAGAGAATATCTGAGATATTAGCTAAAGAACAAGGTAAAGAAAATATGCCATAGTGAAACAAAAATTAGAATGTTAACACTTGTATTGGACAGAGCGATTAATTCACAAATATTTCCATAAATCAAATCTATAATATAGAGGTAGGCACGGATGAAATACTTTTAGTATCTgtgatttttttcatattttacggatataattttgtgatttgtttagaaaaatacaGTGTTCggaaaatttatagatatttacaaatatttcattCACTTTGTTCAGTATAAGTAAAATCTAGAAAAAAACTAtacagtatttttttaaaaatatcttttaaataaaataaaataaaaaattaaagattaataaaactatatcttccataaatttttaaagttacttaaactgttttataaaacaaaagtcTTTAGAAAAATTGtgatttagaaatattttaaattcctttctagaattaatgattttataagtaattttacaaataaaattataaaattatatcttaattaataattatataaattatatatttttaattctatatttaattgtaaatatatatgtatttgtacaAAAGTCGGAGTGGAGCagatatctatattttttagtatttgcGATTTGCTTcgtttattatttttgttgtttcgaAGACTATgtatatctgatttttttaaaaggaatcgaaactaataataaatcgAATAAAAATTAACGGATAAAATTGTCAGTCCTACCTATTAgtgttttttaagtttttaataaaaaatctgATGTCAAGTCAAAGTATAAGCATAGTAAAAATGAATTTAGAAGAACTTTGATGTCAAAAAGAAAGAACTAAACGACATTTATCTTCATGAGAATCATTCTTTTTAGCCATGAGCGTCTGAGAATCTTTTTGTCTTCCCATAAGTTTTCTTGACATCTTTGGTTGTAAACATGTCATATCGTAAGTTTACTTCTCAGTCTACGAGCGTTTACTATATTCATTGACTACTCTAAATAGCCTAAATTCTTTCGAAAGAGACAAATTCAATTATTTGGAGAAAAATCTGATCCGAATATATTTCATATCCCATGTTAGCTTTATTTttcgtattttatttttaattagccAAAACGTTACTATATATTTTCCAGGAAAAAAAATCTACTGCAAGTTATACACATACCTAAGTAAATCCCTGACATAAAACCTGGACAGCTGAGGTACATATGGGAAAGGTCGTTTCTGATCAAACACAATCAAGCTAATACAAATATCTTTATTCTAAACTCAAACATCTTAGTACATAACCTGGGAAGGTATACACCGCATATGttattcataaatatttgtCTTTGTGCtaaattaaagtatattattttgtgaatatatttaaattcattCTATGCATATCAGTTTATGAATTGTCTTATTAAAGTAATAAGATTATGCTAAACTGTTATTGTGGAACATAGAATAAAATGATggaattttgtaaataaattgcAAACCATTTGGGCATTGTATAGTATATAGTTTATTAAACTCATTTATTTGAAACTTGAAAGTTATGGAAAAGCCttacaaaatttaattgatATTTTCCTAAAGGCTAATTtccccaaatcttttttttttttggtaaaacgttgagaaaaaaatgaaattattctCCAATGTTTAACCTTAAAACACGTTCCACCTTCCATCTAGACCCATTGGCTTCTCTCGACCATTTACTTTCCAAATTCCTCTTTTGTTTCGTTTTCCcaatttcttagttattttgtTCTTTGTCAACTTTCTAAGTCCTTGATTGAGATACATTTTCTTCATCCGGTTCATATTCACTGTGATCTATTTGGAGACCCTTTGTCCACGGCACAATCAAGCTACTTTTTGTTCAAAGTCTAGTGTTTACATATAACTGCTAGAGAACAAAAAAGATAAGGTGCTGATGAGATTGTTTcgtaaaaacataaaatgaaaaacagACATTGTTGACCTCTCCTGGTTCATACAAAACAGGTGCGTTCTTCTTAGGTTACGTTTCTCCCTTTCTTCATTCATAATCACATGTTTAGCTTTTACACATTTTGGATTAAAGTTAATTtcctaaatgtttttttatcagaaaaaaatcatacaagtttcataattttgttGTGTAGTTTTTTCTGTCACTTGAGACCAACTTTGTCGAATTTTCCTTGCTAATTGACGTAAACCAAACTTTCAAGCGATAGAAAATTTGTTGTGACCAaatttctcttttattatatttactttaatatCCTTTAATTTCTTGAGTATTACACTATTACGTATCATTTTACATTTTTCTGtttaaagagagaaaaatgtTTTAGTCTTTGATCAAAGCTAATTTGTTCTTGGAACAGAAGTTTGATTTTCTGGAACCCTCTAGAGTTCTGGATACAAGGCAGGAATCAACAATCAATTGGAGTTTGAGGTCTAAAGGTAAAATGTAATGTGTGGTTAGACTTGAAACACCTATTTtcctgaaaataaataattaaattgtcTCTTTTATTCGGAGGGGCATATGATGAAAAATCACCTAACTAACCGAGAATCATTTACTTTGCTAGATTCTGTATACACAAACACACATTCTTTCATGTACTTGTGAAGCTCAAAAACACTCAAAAAACTTTACAACATCTCTTAATGATGTCTGAAGATGGCTACACCAAAGAAATTCCTAGTGATTTTCCAAGAAACCCTCTTTGCATCTTCCTAAGTGATTTCAGGTAACCATTTTTTTGGGCaagttttctgttttctttatGTGATCAAGAATAAACTTGAAATTGGACTTCTCTGATGTATCAGATCAGTTTTTAAATTTGATGAGCTCGGTTTGGAGATAGCAAGAATAGCTTTACCTGCAGCACTTGCCTTAACAGCTGATCCTATTGCATCTCTTGTGGACACGGCCTTCATAGGCCAAATTGGTATCAACAACAacccaagaaaaaaacaagtcttgattgtttatttatttatttttgtttcaagatGAAAACTATTTGGTTTAGTCTTCTGTTTCTTGTTTTGGTGATGATTTACAGGTCCTGTAGAGCTTGCTGCAGTTGGAGTTTCAATTGCTTTGTTTAACCAAGTGTCAAGAATCGCTATCTTCCCACTCGTTAGCATCACAACTTCCTTTGTAGCAGAGGAAGATGCTTGTAGTTCTGAGGAAAACACAAACCAAGATCATAAAGAATGTATTGAAACTGGTATTAACAACACAAAGGAGGAAACTCAAGAGCTGATTCCTGGAAACAATAAaggtatatttttatatatattgtaacaTCATCACTTCTTTTGAGTATTTGGTTTCTTGAAGTACTAATCACTAGTTTGTTTGATCTTTCCTTCAGTTTATTCTCCAGATGAATCTAAAAATGGTTGCAGCATCTTTAATGTTAGTGGATCTCCAGTCAAGAAAAGAAACATACCATCAGCTTCATCTGCCTTAATCATTGGAGCCATTCTTGGCCTTCTTCAAGCTGTGTTTCTTATATCCGCAGCAAAACCTCTCTTGAGTTTCATGGGAGTTAAACACGTAAAACATCTTTTTGGCTCAATATGCATAAGTGCTATGAGACTGAAATTCTATTAGaacatttttcaaattttgacaGGATTCTCCAATGTTGGGTCCTGCTCAGAGATATTTATCTCTAAGATCACTTGGCGCACCTGCTGTTCTTCTCTCCCTTGCCACACAAGGTGTTTTCCGTGGATTTAAAGACACAACAACTCCATTGTACGCAACTGGTAATATTCACTATCTTTTAGTATGATCAAAGTTCTTGAAACAGAACAAAGCTGATGATCAACTTTTACTATCTTCCACAGTGATTGGAGATGCCACAAATATAATACTCGACCcgattttcatatttgtttttcgTCTAGGCGTTACTGGAGCAGCCACTGCTCATGTTATATCCCAGTGAGTTTACTTTCACATTTTAAGgctttttctctttaaaaaaactaaCTCTGCTCTAAATAAAACTTTCGCCTATAACTAACGGTTTATATGTTCATCTTCAGATACCTTATGTGTGGAATACTCTTGTGGAAACTGATGGGTCAAGTCGATATCTTTAACATGAGTACCAAACATCTTCAGTTCTGTAGATTCATGAAAAATGGTATTTGCAAACTTTCAGTGTCTTTCACTGGGAGATCTCCGATAATATAATCGTTTTAACTATTGTTTTCTTGTGTGGTTCTTTTTCTCTTAGGTTTTCTTCTACTGATGAGAGTAGTTGCTGTGACATTCTGTGTAACTCTTTCCGCGTCACTAGCTGCACGAGAAGGATCAACTTCCATGGCAGCGTTCCAAGTTTGCTTGCAGGTTTGGTTAGCAACTTCACTTCTTGCAGATGGGTTCGCCGTAGCTGGCCAGGTTTAACCACTGagctcactctctctctctatctccttATTCTATTAAAGCGGTTCTACATTTTAACAAATGAGCCTTTTTAAAAGGCAATACTGGCGAGTGCGTTTGCCAAAAAGGACTACAAGAGAGCTGCAGCTACTGCCTCACGTGTATTACAGGTTTACATTCTTAAATGAACTAAGCATTTAAAGATTCGGTTTAGAGTAAACCGAAAGCTAAGGACTAAATCTTGTGACAGTTGGGTTTGGTTCTTGGGTTTCTACTCGCGGTTATACTTGGAGCAGGATTGCATTTCGGAGCAAGACTATTCACTAAAGACGATAAAGTCTTACATCTCATTAGCATAGGACTTCCGGTAATCAATTTTAGCTTCCTCGTAAAACCCCTAACCAAACCAAGATTGTGTCTTAAACCGGTTCCTGTTTCCTAAAGTTTGTGGCAGGGACACAACCAATCAATGCCTTAGCGTTTGTATTCGATGGTGTCAACTTTGGAGCATCTGATTTTGGTTATGCCGCAGCTTCATTAGTTATGGTGGCTATAGTTAGCGTTTTGTGTTTGGTCTTACTCTCGTCGACTCATGGGTTTATTGGTCTTTGGTTTGGTCTCACCATTTACATGAGTCTTAGAGCAGCTGTTGGATTCTGGCGGTAAAAATCTATGAATCTCTCTGTTTTAGTAAAGAAAACGTAAAACTTTgatgtagtattttttttaacagaatGTGATTGGAACTGTTACAGGATTGGGACAGCGACAGGACCTTGGTCTTTTCTCAGGAGATAATTAAAGGGAAGTGCATGTTTTAATTGCTCTTTGAACCTTATTAATAATGAGATTGTAATTGAATAAAATACAATGAATCTTTTTTAAATAGATCTTAGATACAAAGAATTTGACTCTGGCGATGCAAATAATTCTATGCGAGTTAGTAATACTCTTGTATATATTAATGTTGTATCCATATTCCGATATTCGTATTtatgattttcaaaattatgtgttTTGGGTAAAATGATAACTTTATAtcagttttttgattttttaaagtcATATATATGTCTGGGAGCGGAAAAGGAAAACTAACTAAGATCATctttattgtattattttattttatatgaagtACAGTTATTTTATAATGGAAATGAGTAATATTGTagtcttattttattttcaaataaaaattaagtaacgaaaaataaaaataatagtctcattttattttcaaataaaaatgaaccaatgaatgaataaaaaaaaattattatttatttttgattaatctTGTGTTTTACTTTATTATAATGTAAAAAGttgaacaaaactaaagaaaattttattctaaaatttcattttgaaattgaaaGTACAGTAAAATTGCAGATGTTCTACAAACCACTAATATACTACAACAGTAAACAAATACCATATCAATGAATCTCTATACCTTTAAAACCGAACTAGGTTTTGATCCgtgcttcgaaagcgcggattattttggattataaaaaaattgatttaaatagtatttttgattgttgtatattattatattacaaaGTGTATTATATCAATTCttaattatatagtatataaattagtttatttgcgatttatatgtatattttatgcAATTCTCTTTTAgaaatagatattttataaagaCCCAAAAAACTGGATCGAAACTGACCCAAAAATCAGGTTGGGATTTGGTCTGATTATTTGTCCAAGTCCAAGACAAAGTATTTATTGGGTAATTTTTGGATTCGCTAGTCTATGTTGATCCATGTATTATCTGAGACCGATTCGGTgtccaaaataaccaaaatatttttttttgaatattaggtatatttagttattttgaatATGGTTTTCATACTATagagaatttttaattttcatatttggtTTTTcggatataatatttaaaaattatagcaaataatattatttaaaacctttttaaaatatatatttgaagtgtattttgataattttcatGTTGGTTATAGCAAatgaaactatttatttattttttaaatatattagattaatgattagtgttatatatatatatatatatatctcaaataaataactttttgtGAGGTTTAAGGatatgaatattaaaatttattaagtcaatatcaaagaaataaaagaacttgataagatataaatatataatttgaggGTAAGTTATTCGGTTACATCAATAAAAGAAGTGATGTCCTGACGTTATAAATAACATGGATGAAGTCGTCTTAGTTGCTAGTAACACAAGAATTTATTCCTATATAAGTGTTACGTAATTGCAgtctcttttaataattttagatgcaattatctatataattattaatacaaATGAATTAAAGTGCTATTAGGTAGTTTAGATgatcttattttcattttctaaactattcttaatgagttttagtttttaaaacaaatctgatggcacaaaaagtaatatataaggaaAATCAAGGGCAAATTCATAAGAAGGATCTTGATTTAGTTATTATCAATGAATTTCTATAACTTTAAAAACCGCAAGAAACGAATACAAgcctacttcttcttctttttttgcttgAAACTACGCAtacatatatactttttttttgaaacacagcTTTCATTGAACTTAACTTTAAAAACTACAAAGACAAGAGAGAATTAGACATCCTCTTGAAGACAAATTATAGACTGAAATGGAAAATGAGATCAAACATGATAAGTCTTCGTATGAAGTTGACATCGagttcaaaacaaaatttgaatATGTCGAAAAAGCTACGACAAAGTCTTTACGTGACCAGAAAGTGCAATCGAGACTACTTCGTTTTTTTATTTGGTGATATTCAAGCCTAATACGTAACAAACCGGTGAGTAAGTTAAAACAAAGACTCAGCAGAGAATTCGAGAGAGTATTTCCGCTCATAGAAGGAGGAATAGTTGTGAAAGACTCTCCTTGTTTGGGAGGATGATGAAATCCATACCAGGGTCGGTGAATCCACATATAAATTCTTCAAAAAGAACTGATATTGCAATAATCTCAACTTATAGATTCCGAAGAACCCGTCGAACATCTTTAAAATAACCAAAGAAGCCATACCCGTAACTATATATCGCATGATTTGATTTGAAAATTTGGGCTATAGATTCTTTGTAATTGGCTTAGTAGCTTCAAAAAAAGAATTGGCCAGACCCACTTAGGTACAGATCTCTTCGATTCTGAAGCAAAAACAGAAGAGACGTAGTGATCTAAATTGAAGGTCAGAGATGGCGCAGCAGACGTCGACTGAGAAATATATGGTACTCACTGGCGGAGAGACGAGCTCACCTAGGCAGGCTGAGTGACCATCGAACCCAGATGTAGAGAGAGACGTTCGGTGAAGATATGCAGCTCCACCGTTGAGGAAGGAACACCCAAGAGGCAAGGAAAGTGAAGATTTTCCGATGAGATTTGGATCTGGGATTGAGTTGCCTTGCACTCTTGTAGTTTTGATGTCTCACTTCCCGAAGAGGGAAAGCAAGAGCTTGAGCGTTGAGATCTTAGCTCCATGAGAAGTTGAAGAACGTTAATAATGTCGACGGTATAGCTTTCCCGTCGACAACCTGAATGAAGTTCGCCGGGAAAAATTCCCATGAACCTGAGAACAACGGTGGTGAGAGAATCCTCTCGACTCATCGCTGGAGAGCAGACCGAACAAGTAGAAAAAGCCGGCTGGAGGACTACAGTGAAGACGAGGAACCGAACCTCATGTCTCCGACGAAGGCTCTGTCGGGTATCCCTTTCTTCGGGTTGCAGAAGGCTACGACTCTGTAGCATCTGAAATTTGAAATGAGTAACGAGCAGTGAGATGAATGGAGACGGTGTCGACAAGAGAGACCAGCACCGGTGAGAAAACGAACCGCCGACGCCAGAAGACATTGAAACTCTGTGTACCTCGAACCCCGGGTTTGATTATTTCGAATCGGGTTCGGATacttagattttaaaagaaaaaaattatttttaagtttcttgaatttaaaaatatagatctcacttaactgatttttctattttttataaatttaatgattAACAGATTTAGAGATaacatttcaaatatatatatatatatatatatatatatattagtttggctattgtttttgaaatttggatgtaatttttgttaatacatgaaacataaaatttgacatgcattttaaatgaatatcaaattattttctccataattatatattatatgatcttaaagtgtgtataatatcaatataaatattttaaataaaactagatctcgatccgcacaaccgtgcgggtgattatttttatttttatacatgtaactatctagtttatattagtgatatataattttaatatttaccaaattattaatagttttatagCTTTTTCAGTTATAACAATTTTATAGCTTGCATGCAGTaatttattcattttgtttcaaattattagtgatatctctcttattaaaacatgaacaataattaaaatattacattttttgaTATTTACGATAAAATCTATTCCAATTAATATTAACTTAGATATTAATTTCCTTAAAAGTATTGTATTTTAGGTTTTGATCATACATATATGTTAATCAATTATttgtatgatttaaatttttgactGAATAAATGTAATTTATGCTAATGAcaaaaattgatataatatCTATTGCATTTTCAAACTTGCACAAGataaaagatacaaaacaatcacattaattttagtatatgagtatagtttatataaaaataaacttgattatatttttgtaaacaaaacaGTCATATATTTCTATcatcaaaatatgaaataaaaccatctattatatttaataacatttaaaatagcacttaaaatagaaatttaatgcacttttaaaatatcatttgtaTACCTATTGTTCATATTGATGGCATATTTTTCAATCATGTGAtacatatattaacaaattttaattgttAGAGATCAAagatttatttgaaaaatattatataaatttatatcacaAACTAGTACAAAATTGTACATGggtttaatataattacaaaattagttagatacttaaaatgtttattttataaaaaataaatatacatctaaaagatttaattaaatatttaaaagatttgtaAAGTGAAAGATGAATTATAacattaataatatttgagaaattgccaaaaatatcattttcatagtaccacttttcatgtttacactaaccacttttaccactacttttaatgaagagtctagatttaaaggtttaggatttagggtttagatttgatgttttagggtttaaggtatatagtttaggatttagagttaaggatttagggtttagagttaaggatttagggtttatagtttagactttagggtttagggtttaggatattgaatttagggtttagggtttagagttgaagattttgggtttagggtttagaattggaagtttaggaattagaatttgggattagaattttgaaaaacatatttaaataaagatataagagtctttaccattttaataaataaggtatttttgaaaatgcgTATTttgtggtggtaaagatgaataatggtaccttgaaagtggtatttttgaaaattccccataatattttaaataaatagtaatatatatttatatagtaaataaatagatttgaaaagattttatttGGATGTAATTAAGAGAAATCTAGGaataactatttataatttattaagaaaacaaatatgtctatgtatatcattaattaattaatgaGTTGTCATTTTTTAGTAATGGTCCATTTAATTAAATATCACACATGGatgagaagtcatgacttctcttttaatataatagataagagatgtaaattagaaatataaagATAAGTATACGTATGTttgttatcttcggatatccattcgggttcagGTGTTATCCGTTCGGGTTTGGATATCCAATCTCTTCTAACTTAAtatccgttcggatattttgcTACTTTGATTTAGATTTTGGTTCAAAGTTTTTGGGTCGGATTCGAGTGCGGCTTCAGGTATCGGGTAAATTGaccaaattaaacaaaaaaaaatggcatTAAATGTCTATATAAGTTGGGAGAaagtttcaaatttatttatacaaaatctCTTAAGATCTCATTTTTCCTATAACTTAAAAAGCGAATTTAGATCATAAACGAATTGgtaaagaatatataaataatctaaaACTAAATTAGTTtaagccaagaagaagaaaacaaaaacagactATACGGCCTCTGTGAATCTAAATCGCCGTTTGCGCACAGTGATCCTATGTTTTGGATTCCCATAATATGATCCAGCGTCGATCACTGTGTACTTTATTTAGGAAATATAGCGtttcttctatatatttataaatcaaatctCTGAGGTCTCCcgtatatttaagaaaatagaaaTCGAATTGTTACCgctattttataaattgtttaactcatatatagattttaagaaattgcTAAGAGAATCTCAACTGAACCAAAAATGGGTTAGttggttaaaataaataaaaagaatagtGTTAGTTGGTGTGTACACTGGGTAGAAAACCCATGCTTTATAgtcatatataaaatacattggATTAAAATGCCATCCCACGtgaattgtttttatataaataggCTAAATTATATGTGCTCTgcagttcagttttttttttcttttttttttgtaacttagcACAAAAATATCTTAATCATCAAATGTGAGACTCTTGTCTTGTTTTTAGTTGAATAATAgtacatatttttgtttaaatgttttaaactgtttttttaatatctttttttgtaatattttttttgtaatatcttttttaatatcttttttgtaatatctttttttaatatctttttttgtaatatttttttttgtaatatcttAATCATCAAATGttgtaatatcttttttttgtaacttagcACAAAAATATCTTAATCATCAAATGTGAGACTCTTGTCTTGTTTTTAGTTGAATAATAgtacatatttttgttttaatgttttaatctgtagaatgtgtatatataattgaattaatttttttataactgcTCAATTgaattaattattgtaaatagACATGCATGTGCTAGTCTGATAG is part of the Raphanus sativus cultivar WK10039 chromosome 5, ASM80110v3, whole genome shotgun sequence genome and harbors:
- the LOC108857556 gene encoding protein DETOXIFICATION 42, whose translation is MMSEDGYTKEIPSDFPRNPLCIFLSDFRSVFKFDELGLEIARIALPAALALTADPIASLVDTAFIGQIGPVELAAVGVSIALFNQVSRIAIFPLVSITTSFVAEEDACSSEENTNQDHKECIETGINNTKEETQELIPGNNKVYSPDESKNGCSIFNVSGSPVKKRNIPSASSALIIGAILGLLQAVFLISAAKPLLSFMGVKHDSPMLGPAQRYLSLRSLGAPAVLLSLATQGVFRGFKDTTTPLYATVIGDATNIILDPIFIFVFRLGVTGAATAHVISQYLMCGILLWKLMGQVDIFNMSTKHLQFCRFMKNGFLLLMRVVAVTFCVTLSASLAAREGSTSMAAFQVCLQVWLATSLLADGFAVAGQAILASAFAKKDYKRAAATASRVLQLGLVLGFLLAVILGAGLHFGARLFTKDDKVLHLISIGLPFVAGTQPINALAFVFDGVNFGASDFGYAAASLVMVAIVSVLCLVLLSSTHGFIGLWFGLTIYMSLRAAVGFWRIGTATGPWSFLRR